A part of bacterium genomic DNA contains:
- the pstA gene encoding phosphate ABC transporter permease PstA — MSVNHNIIEKIVKFFLWIFAIFTVFLLFYIVGFILKNGIGGLSKEFFMEFPRSMGREGGIFPIIAGTILLTLAAVFIAGPLGIGTAVYLTEYTRENRVTQMIRFGADCLAGIPSIVFGLFGFVLFVIKLKMGWSIISGGLTLSIMVLPTIIRTSEEAIKAVPKSLREVSYSLGGTKWQTIVFIVIPQALPGILTGIILSVGRCVGETAAVIFTAGSSLRLPSSLFDSVRTMSVHFYILSREGISLKNAYATASVLIISIGLINFLSYWIMHRFIRRIEGK; from the coding sequence ATGAGCGTAAACCACAATATAATAGAAAAAATAGTGAAGTTTTTTTTATGGATATTCGCTATTTTCACGGTTTTTCTCCTTTTTTATATTGTCGGCTTTATTTTAAAGAACGGCATCGGCGGTTTGTCAAAAGAATTTTTTATGGAATTTCCCAGAAGTATGGGCAGGGAGGGAGGGATTTTTCCTATCATCGCCGGGACCATACTGCTTACCCTCGCGGCGGTTTTTATAGCGGGGCCGCTGGGAATCGGGACGGCGGTTTACTTGACTGAGTATACCAGGGAAAACAGGGTTACTCAGATGATACGTTTCGGGGCTGACTGCCTCGCTGGCATTCCTTCCATTGTGTTTGGATTGTTCGGTTTTGTGCTTTTTGTTATCAAACTTAAAATGGGCTGGTCGATTATTTCAGGCGGCCTGACGCTGTCGATTATGGTCCTGCCGACTATTATAAGGACGAGCGAAGAAGCGATTAAAGCTGTTCCAAAATCTCTGCGAGAGGTGAGTTATTCGCTTGGAGGGACTAAATGGCAGACAATAGTTTTCATTGTTATCCCGCAGGCGCTGCCGGGAATTTTGACAGGGATAATATTAAGTGTCGGCCGGTGTGTCGGGGAAACGGCCGCGGTAATATTCACGGCCGGTTCATCTCTTCGCCTGCCGAGTTCCCTGTTCGATTCAGTTAGGACGATGTCTGTGCATTTTTATATTCTTTCAAGAGAAGGTATTTCATTAAAAAACGCGTACGCTACGGCCAGTGTTCTTATAATTTCAATAGGATTGATTAATTTCTTGTCATACTGGATCATGCACCGTTTTATCAGAAGGATCGAAGGAAAATAA
- the pstC gene encoding phosphate ABC transporter permease subunit PstC — protein MNREKSIEKIFLLIACSALFSLGLITVFIFKEGMGIFLKIGFGKFIFSPEWAPGQKQFGLFSMIIGSMWVTIGALVIGVPLSLFVSIFLAEFCPKKIARILKPAIELLAGIPSVVYGFIGVVILAPLIREYLGGPGLSVLAGSMVLAIMILPTVISISLDAIQAVPKSYLEGSLALGATRWQSVYMVIIPAAKSGIIASVILGMGRAVGETMAVIMVSGNAVRIPYSVLEPVRTLTSNIALELGYATGMHREALFGTGMVLFVIIMILNVAAYIFTKRKVRR, from the coding sequence ATGAACAGGGAAAAATCGATTGAAAAAATATTTTTATTAATCGCGTGTTCCGCCTTATTTTCACTTGGATTGATAACTGTGTTTATCTTCAAGGAGGGTATGGGCATATTTCTTAAGATAGGGTTTGGCAAATTCATTTTTTCGCCTGAATGGGCGCCGGGCCAGAAACAATTCGGATTGTTCAGCATGATCATAGGGTCGATGTGGGTCACGATAGGGGCCCTTGTCATTGGTGTGCCGTTAAGCCTTTTTGTCAGTATTTTTCTCGCGGAATTCTGCCCTAAAAAAATAGCAAGAATATTAAAACCCGCGATAGAACTTCTCGCGGGGATCCCGTCCGTGGTATATGGTTTCATTGGTGTTGTGATTCTCGCGCCGCTGATCCGGGAATATCTGGGGGGCCCGGGGCTTTCGGTCCTCGCGGGAAGCATGGTTCTCGCGATAATGATCCTTCCCACGGTTATAAGTATTTCCCTGGATGCCATACAAGCGGTGCCTAAATCCTATCTTGAAGGGTCGCTGGCATTGGGGGCGACAAGATGGCAGTCGGTTTATATGGTCATTATTCCCGCGGCGAAATCCGGCATAATCGCGAGCGTTATCCTGGGGATGGGGCGCGCGGTCGGCGAAACAATGGCGGTCATTATGGTAAGCGGCAACGCCGTCCGGATCCCGTATTCGGTTCTTGAACCTGTCAGGACATTGACCTCAAATATCGCCCTGGAATTGGGCTACGCGACAGGCATGCATCGCGAGGCCTTGTTCGGAACGGGTATGGTTTTATTTGTGATAATCATGATATTGAATGTGGCGGCCTATATTTTTACGAAGAGGAAAGTCAGGAGATGA
- a CDS encoding phosphate ABC transporter substrate-binding protein, translated as MNSAKPGKYLQIPKIKKPRRISQEDLGKVLTPCNLNGIILKMLKKYFYIILFVLPFISCDKGGAGKALVIAGSTSVQPFVEGLEEAYSQKHKTVEINVQGGGSSAGIQSALCGTADIGMSSRHLSAEEEKELKIVPIAYDAVIVILNPRNKIENISLEDIRKIFSRKILNWKELGGEDKEINAITREDGSGTRGAFQELVMKEIPISNACMVQDSNGSVREIVKADPWSVAYISLGLVDKDVKAIKIDGILPDRAAVKEKKYNFMRPFLFVYTGELKKDAKDFVDFVLSDEGQEFMEKEGLIAVKHLM; from the coding sequence TTGAATTCGGCAAAACCCGGGAAATATTTACAAATCCCAAAGATAAAAAAACCGAGGCGTATATCACAGGAAGATTTGGGTAAGGTTTTGACACCTTGTAACTTAAATGGTATAATCCTCAAAATGTTGAAGAAATATTTTTATATAATTCTTTTTGTCCTGCCATTTATTTCCTGCGATAAAGGCGGCGCCGGCAAGGCCCTGGTAATAGCCGGATCCACCTCCGTCCAGCCTTTTGTGGAGGGTTTGGAAGAGGCCTATTCTCAGAAACACAAAACGGTTGAAATCAATGTCCAGGGGGGCGGATCCAGCGCCGGGATCCAGTCTGCGTTATGCGGAACAGCCGATATCGGGATGTCCTCAAGGCATTTAAGCGCTGAAGAGGAAAAAGAACTTAAAATTGTTCCGATAGCCTACGATGCCGTTATCGTGATACTCAACCCGCGGAATAAAATTGAAAATATCTCGCTTGAAGATATCAGAAAAATTTTCAGCCGTAAAATTTTAAACTGGAAGGAACTGGGCGGGGAAGACAAGGAGATTAACGCGATTACCCGCGAGGACGGTTCAGGTACACGCGGCGCGTTCCAGGAACTGGTGATGAAAGAAATTCCAATATCAAACGCCTGTATGGTCCAGGATTCCAATGGATCAGTCAGGGAAATCGTAAAAGCGGACCCATGGTCGGTCGCGTATATTTCTTTAGGGCTTGTGGACAAGGATGTGAAGGCGATAAAAATTGACGGGATTTTGCCCGACAGGGCGGCTGTGAAAGAAAAAAAATATAATTTTATGCGGCCGTTCCTTTTTGTTTATACCGGAGAGTTAAAAAAGGACGCTAAGGATTTTGTGGATTTTGTCCTGTCGGATGAGGGCCAGGAATTTATGGAGAAGGAAGGATTAATCGCGGTAAAACATTTAATGTAG
- the pstB gene encoding phosphate ABC transporter ATP-binding protein PstB: MTNKIITKNLNAYFGKVHAVKNINMNIEERVATAIIGPSGCGKSTFIRCLNRMHEVIPDTSVNGEVLLDDKNIYDRDVDPIELRQKVGMVFQKPTPFPALSIYGNVSVGLKLNGISKKSYLDEIVEESLKRAALWDEVKDKLKAPGMSLSGGQQQRLCIARALAVKPEVILFDEPCSALDPISTTKIEELILHLKQNYTIVIVTHNMQQAARVSDWTAFFLLGELVEFGKTREIFTNPKDKKTEAYITGRFG, encoded by the coding sequence ATGACAAACAAAATAATAACTAAAAATCTGAATGCCTATTTTGGCAAAGTTCATGCTGTAAAAAATATAAACATGAACATCGAGGAAAGAGTTGCCACCGCGATTATAGGCCCTTCAGGATGCGGCAAATCCACTTTTATACGCTGTTTAAACAGGATGCATGAGGTTATACCGGATACCAGCGTCAATGGTGAGGTCCTGCTTGATGATAAAAATATTTATGACCGGGATGTCGATCCGATTGAGCTTCGGCAAAAAGTCGGGATGGTTTTTCAAAAACCTACCCCGTTTCCCGCGCTTTCCATCTATGGAAATGTTTCTGTCGGCTTAAAATTAAACGGTATCAGCAAAAAATCTTATCTGGATGAAATTGTGGAAGAATCCCTGAAAAGAGCGGCACTGTGGGATGAAGTTAAGGATAAGCTTAAAGCTCCCGGCATGAGCCTTTCGGGAGGGCAGCAGCAAAGGCTTTGTATCGCGAGGGCCCTTGCGGTCAAGCCGGAGGTCATCCTGTTTGATGAGCCGTGTTCGGCGCTTGATCCCATTTCCACCACAAAAATAGAAGAATTGATTCTTCACCTGAAACAAAATTATACAATTGTGATAGTTACTCATAATATGCAGCAGGCGGCCCGTGTTTCCGATTGGACGGCGTTTTTTCTCTTAGGTGAGTTGGTTGAATTCGGCAAAACCCGGGAAATATTTACAAATCCCAAAGATAAAAAAACCGAGGCGTATATCACAGGAAGATTTGGGTAA
- the pstA gene encoding phosphate ABC transporter permease PstA, which translates to MVKVKMKNYLKRKITDKAMRALTIFCALIVLVPLISIFVYVISKGIASINIDFFTQLPKPAGEPGGGMANAIIGSLILTGMASLWAIPAGVLGGLYLSEFSTKKLGILIRFSADVLSGVPSIVIGIFAYSLLVRPLKSFSALSGAFALGVIMIPTIMRTTEESARMVPHDLREASLALGINRFKTTIRIILSTAMPGIITGIMLSVARIFGETAPLLFTAFGNRFWHQGVTQPIAALPLQIFVYAISPFDDWQRQAWAGALVLIGLTFVISLTSRIVTRQKYK; encoded by the coding sequence GTGGTAAAAGTAAAAATGAAAAATTATTTAAAAAGAAAAATAACGGATAAGGCAATGAGGGCGCTTACAATTTTCTGCGCTCTGATTGTTTTAGTTCCATTAATCAGTATTTTTGTCTATGTTATTTCAAAGGGAATCGCGAGCATAAATATTGATTTTTTCACACAGCTTCCAAAACCCGCTGGAGAGCCGGGAGGGGGAATGGCTAATGCCATTATTGGAAGCCTGATATTAACAGGTATGGCGTCTCTATGGGCGATACCGGCAGGAGTGTTGGGAGGATTATACCTTTCGGAATTCAGTACAAAAAAACTTGGGATTTTAATCAGATTTTCGGCGGATGTGTTAAGCGGGGTGCCTTCCATTGTTATCGGCATTTTTGCATACTCTCTTTTGGTCCGGCCTTTAAAAAGTTTTTCAGCGCTAAGCGGCGCGTTCGCTTTGGGAGTGATAATGATACCCACAATAATGCGAACCACGGAAGAATCTGCCCGGATGGTTCCGCATGATTTGCGCGAGGCATCTCTGGCGCTTGGAATAAACCGGTTTAAAACCACTATAAGAATAATTCTGAGTACGGCGATGCCTGGCATAATTACAGGGATAATGCTGTCCGTTGCCCGGATTTTCGGAGAGACGGCCCCGCTTTTATTTACCGCTTTCGGGAACAGGTTCTGGCACCAGGGAGTGACACAGCCGATAGCCGCGCTTCCTTTGCAGATATTTGTTTACGCTATCTCTCCTTTTGATGACTGGCAGAGGCAGGCATGGGCGGGGGCGCTTGTGCTTATTGGATTGACTTTTGTGATAAGTTTAACAAGCAGGATTGTTACAAGGCAGAAATATAAATAG
- the pstC gene encoding phosphate ABC transporter permease subunit PstC: MAVKRTRLTDFLFKNFSAVLAFSVAAFAILIFFILIKESLPAVKKFQLPFLFNSKWDPVQEDFGALTFIWGTLVSSFLALIIAVPISLGTAIFLSELAPSKIRQPLSFLVELLAAIPSVIYGLWGIFVLVPLLRETIQPFFEKYFGFLPFFRGDIYGVGMMAAGIILSIMIIPTISSVSRDIFMAVPHSQREAALALGATRWETIKLAVLKYSRNGVLGAVILGLGRALGETMAVTMLIGNRPEISLSLFAPAATMSSVIANEFTEATSDLYVSTLMEIGLILFVLTLFLNIIARFLVWSTTNKASWQ, translated from the coding sequence ATGGCCGTGAAAAGAACGAGGTTAACCGATTTTCTATTTAAAAATTTCTCCGCGGTTTTGGCTTTTTCCGTGGCCGCTTTTGCCATTCTCATATTCTTTATATTGATAAAAGAGTCGCTTCCCGCGGTTAAAAAATTCCAGCTTCCATTTTTGTTTAATTCAAAGTGGGACCCTGTCCAGGAAGATTTCGGGGCGCTGACATTTATCTGGGGGACCCTTGTGTCTTCTTTTCTCGCTTTAATCATAGCGGTGCCGATTTCTTTAGGGACCGCTATTTTTCTTTCCGAACTCGCGCCTTCTAAAATACGACAGCCTTTGAGTTTCCTGGTTGAACTGCTGGCGGCGATTCCCAGCGTGATCTATGGTTTATGGGGGATTTTTGTGCTGGTGCCGCTCTTAAGGGAAACAATACAACCGTTTTTCGAAAAATATTTTGGATTTCTGCCTTTTTTCCGGGGGGACATTTATGGCGTGGGAATGATGGCCGCGGGAATTATCCTGAGTATCATGATTATCCCTACCATTTCATCTGTTTCAAGGGACATATTTATGGCGGTGCCGCATTCACAGCGCGAAGCGGCGCTGGCGCTTGGCGCGACAAGATGGGAAACAATAAAATTAGCCGTGCTGAAATACAGCAGAAACGGGGTACTTGGCGCGGTGATATTGGGGCTGGGACGCGCTCTTGGTGAGACTATGGCTGTTACTATGCTTATAGGAAACCGTCCGGAAATTTCTCTTTCCCTGTTTGCTCCGGCAGCCACAATGTCTTCAGTAATCGCGAATGAGTTTACTGAAGCGACGAGCGATTTGTATGTGTCCACATTGATGGAAATAGGGCTGATTCTTTTTGTTCTGACATTATTTTTAAATATTATCGCGCGGTTTTTAGTATGGTCCACAACAAATAAAGCAAGTTGGCAATGA
- a CDS encoding DUF2283 domain-containing protein → MKLTYDPKYNIAYLRLYEKSIEAQTIKISDELNIDLAPDGTIYGIELLNANEQLRREDKGKLLVVNESTGEETEVSLAVK, encoded by the coding sequence ATGAAATTGACATATGATCCGAAATACAATATAGCCTATTTGCGTTTGTATGAGAAATCAATAGAGGCTCAAACTATAAAAATTAGTGATGAATTGAATATTGATTTGGCGCCGGATGGCACAATTTATGGTATAGAATTATTAAATGCTAATGAGCAATTGCGAAGGGAAGATAAAGGTAAATTGCTTGTAGTAAATGAATCAACCGGCGAAGAAACAGAAGTTTCTTTAGCAGTAAAATAA
- a CDS encoding DUF4258 domain-containing protein, translated as MIRFHPHARERLKERGATEQEIIATVEKGEMFPAKFGRTGFRRNFDFNGLWQGKHYLTKQVEVYAEKEKIDWLVITIITRYF; from the coding sequence ATGATAAGATTTCATCCGCATGCGCGGGAACGATTGAAAGAACGAGGTGCAACTGAACAGGAAATTATTGCTACTGTTGAGAAAGGCGAAATGTTTCCCGCAAAATTCGGACGTACGGGATTTAGACGTAATTTTGATTTCAATGGATTATGGCAGGGCAAACATTATTTGACAAAACAGGTTGAGGTTTATGCGGAAAAAGAAAAAATTGATTGGCTGGTAATTACAATAATAACACGCTATTTTTGA
- the pstS gene encoding phosphate ABC transporter substrate-binding protein PstS: MTNVLAVRLLLINGAGATFPYPIYSKWFYEYAKIDETVNFNYQSIGSGGGIRQITEKTVDFGATDGPMTDEQLNKAGGEMFHIPMVAGAVVLTYNLPDVRANNHSPLRFSPDVVADIFMGKIKKWNDQKIARDNPGVNLPDKKIVVVHRSDGSGTTYIFVDYLSEISGVWKSKVGKGTSINWPVGLGGKGNEGVTGLVKQTPGSIGYVELAYAVKNKLPYGDIKNSAGNFITPSLESVTRALDAKVDTMPSDFRVSLVNPPGKDAYPVAGLTWILVYKNQNDKAKGEKIVRFLNWAVTDGQKYAPELLYAPLPDSLVKKIEKKISEIQVR; this comes from the coding sequence ATGACGAACGTTTTAGCGGTCAGGCTTCTTTTAATCAACGGGGCGGGCGCCACGTTCCCATATCCGATTTATTCAAAATGGTTTTACGAATACGCGAAGATAGACGAAACGGTGAATTTCAATTACCAGTCCATCGGTTCCGGCGGCGGGATAAGGCAGATCACTGAAAAAACCGTGGATTTCGGAGCGACAGACGGCCCTATGACCGATGAACAGCTCAATAAGGCCGGAGGTGAAATGTTTCATATCCCTATGGTGGCCGGAGCGGTAGTTCTAACCTACAATCTGCCGGATGTAAGGGCGAATAATCATTCGCCCCTACGATTCAGCCCGGATGTGGTTGCCGATATTTTTATGGGAAAGATCAAAAAATGGAATGACCAGAAGATTGCGCGGGACAATCCCGGCGTAAATCTTCCTGATAAAAAAATTGTCGTGGTCCATCGTTCGGACGGCAGCGGCACAACATATATTTTTGTCGATTATCTTTCGGAGATCTCAGGTGTATGGAAGTCCAAAGTTGGAAAAGGTACTTCTATCAATTGGCCGGTTGGTCTGGGCGGAAAAGGCAATGAAGGAGTGACGGGCCTTGTTAAACAGACACCGGGAAGCATAGGTTATGTGGAGCTGGCTTACGCGGTAAAAAACAAACTTCCATACGGCGACATTAAAAACTCGGCGGGGAATTTTATTACTCCCAGTTTAGAGAGCGTTACAAGGGCCCTGGACGCGAAGGTTGATACAATGCCGTCTGATTTCAGGGTTTCACTGGTTAATCCTCCGGGAAAAGACGCTTATCCCGTTGCCGGATTAACATGGATACTTGTTTACAAAAATCAGAATGACAAGGCCAAAGGTGAAAAAATAGTCAGATTTTTAAATTGGGCGGTGACAGACGGCCAGAAATACGCGCCGGAGTTGTTATATGCCCCATTGCCGGACAGCCTTGTAAAAAAGATCGAGAAAAAAATCAGTGAAATACAGGTAAGATAG
- a CDS encoding porin, with amino-acid sequence MKKLLAGLLVFTFFAIGNSRAGETDVLLNKLVEKGYLNAAESQEVRTETQNNIDAAKKLEKEEKDKEAKEKGPFYVKIGKGDVKISGYVQSRFERFEKPGKNDEFRVKSVTLALAGKLADDTNFKAEIDASKTDGKILNDAFLKYTLNNYANITLGQFKIPFSEEFITSSSSIETVERSLPVTSLSQERDRGLMLDGTVLNKMVNYGAGIFNGAGPNASEDNEGKDAAGRVVVNVLPGLSIGGSYMTGSEMQQTDTYSTTSADSKTGMFKKTSTYDPYKRTRSGALVKYEDKSVKIQGEYITQKKDYELASKTDISGKGYYALLAYKISLEGKAAIQPVVKYETYDADTDKDNDKQKITTIGVNWFINDYVKLMVNDRMRKDDAGKEGYDELLVQAQVKF; translated from the coding sequence ATGAAAAAGTTGTTAGCGGGGTTATTGGTGTTCACGTTTTTTGCGATTGGGAATTCGCGGGCGGGTGAGACGGACGTTCTTTTGAACAAACTGGTTGAGAAGGGTTATTTGAACGCGGCTGAATCTCAGGAGGTAAGGACTGAGACACAGAATAATATTGACGCGGCAAAAAAACTGGAAAAAGAGGAAAAAGATAAGGAGGCGAAAGAGAAAGGGCCTTTTTACGTGAAAATCGGCAAAGGAGACGTAAAAATAAGCGGTTATGTGCAGAGCCGGTTTGAACGTTTTGAAAAACCCGGTAAGAATGATGAGTTTCGTGTCAAGTCTGTTACTTTGGCGCTTGCGGGCAAATTGGCCGATGATACGAATTTTAAAGCGGAAATAGACGCGAGCAAGACAGACGGTAAAATTTTAAACGACGCCTTTCTTAAATACACCTTGAATAATTACGCTAATATAACATTAGGGCAGTTTAAAATACCTTTTTCAGAGGAATTTATAACTTCCAGTTCATCCATCGAAACCGTCGAACGGTCTCTGCCGGTAACAAGCCTTTCGCAGGAAAGGGACCGAGGATTGATGCTGGATGGAACTGTATTGAATAAAATGGTTAATTACGGGGCCGGGATATTCAATGGCGCGGGCCCTAACGCGTCTGAAGATAATGAAGGAAAAGATGCCGCCGGAAGAGTGGTTGTCAATGTTTTACCGGGATTGAGTATAGGCGGCAGTTATATGACTGGCAGTGAGATGCAGCAAACGGACACATACAGCACTACATCCGCTGACTCAAAAACAGGAATGTTTAAAAAGACATCCACATACGACCCATATAAACGAACTCGCTCAGGCGCTCTTGTGAAATATGAAGATAAAAGCGTGAAGATCCAGGGCGAATATATTACGCAGAAGAAAGATTATGAACTTGCAAGTAAAACCGACATTTCCGGTAAAGGTTATTACGCGCTTTTGGCTTACAAAATTTCCTTAGAAGGCAAAGCGGCTATACAGCCTGTGGTTAAATATGAGACATATGATGCTGATACAGATAAAGACAATGATAAGCAAAAAATTACGACCATAGGAGTAAACTGGTTCATAAATGATTATGTCAAATTGATGGTTAATGACCGGATGAGAAAAGATGACGCCGGCAAAGAAGGTTATGATGAATTATTAGTCCAGGCGCAGGTGAAATTTTGA
- a CDS encoding phosphate-starvation-inducible PsiE family protein, with protein MKTEVLRNVPAELISAEGYEKIANWILRLLILITLASMLAGVIITAFHLRFLFNKEMEHALHGILLDVLTILALLEIYKTILVYFSEGRVKISFIIDTVIVIVLTEMIGYLFREFEPFKMGMMLGIVFVLCVMRIFTVKYSPSNKEME; from the coding sequence ATGAAAACAGAAGTATTAAGAAATGTGCCGGCGGAATTGATTTCCGCGGAAGGTTATGAAAAAATAGCCAATTGGATATTGAGGCTGTTAATTCTTATAACGCTCGCGAGTATGCTGGCTGGTGTTATAATCACAGCTTTTCATTTACGGTTTTTGTTTAACAAGGAAATGGAACACGCGCTGCATGGAATATTACTGGATGTTTTAACGATACTCGCGCTTCTTGAAATTTATAAAACCATCCTGGTTTATTTTTCCGAAGGCAGGGTAAAGATAAGTTTTATAATAGACACGGTGATTGTAATCGTGCTTACGGAAATGATCGGGTATTTATTCAGGGAGTTTGAACCATTCAAGATGGGGATGATGCTGGGTATTGTGTTTGTGCTGTGTGTAATGAGGATATTTACCGTGAAGTATTCTCCAAGCAACAAGGAAATGGAATAA
- a CDS encoding ImmA/IrrE family metallo-endopeptidase yields the protein MYNSSYAKTRQTNDIMHELSHIIIGHKPQTTHYSQDTGILLRQYDKNQEDEADCLASILIYPKDVLMKIKFSDTPLNLASKSFGGSQKLLEMRLDTSGVNIIYNRTRNKSITAKLT from the coding sequence ATTTACAACTCATCTTATGCAAAAACGCGGCAAACAAATGATATTATGCATGAATTATCTCATATCATAATTGGACATAAACCACAAACAACACACTATTCTCAAGATACTGGCATTTTGCTTCGACAATATGATAAAAACCAAGAAGATGAGGCTGATTGTTTGGCATCTATTCTTATATATCCAAAAGATGTATTAATGAAAATTAAGTTTTCAGACACTCCTCTGAATTTAGCATCCAAATCATTCGGTGGTAGCCAAAAACTTCTGGAAATGCGTTTAGATACTTCGGGAGTTAATATTATTTACAATCGGACCAGAAATAAATCTATCACGGCCAAATTAACTTAA
- a CDS encoding class I SAM-dependent DNA methyltransferase — translation MSDSKQLVSKLWNYCDILRDDGLSYGDYVEQLTFLLFLKMDDERVKLLKKKSDIPKEYNWLSLIEKDGAELEAHYMKLLTELGKEEGIIGVIFRKAQNKIQDPAKLRKLIADLIDKEEWLNLEVDVKGNAYEGLLEKNAADVKGGAGQYFTPRPLINAIVKVMQPMTGMKIHDPACGTGGFLLSAYNYIVAHSKMNKDQKHELKHNTFTGNEIVPLAARLCVMNLYLHGVNGEETPISSDDSLRKNPGAIYDMVLTNPPFGKKSSEKIITEEGKTVAQSLTVLRDDFWAQTSNKQLNFLQHVRSILKINGKAAIVLPDNVLFEGGAGETIRKKLLQSCDLHTILRLPTGIFYAQGVKANVLFFDKKEASKDYSTKKVWIYDLRTNMHFTLKENTLKESDLSDFVNCYSPENRFDRRETFSKKNPGGRWRCFGIDEILKRDKVNLDIFWIKDESLEDVDNLPGPDVLANELVEDLQAALEQLQEIAEDLGEKGK, via the coding sequence GTTAACCTTTCTTCTTTTTTTAAAGATGGATGATGAGAGGGTTAAGCTGTTAAAGAAAAAATCAGATATTCCAAAAGAGTATAACTGGCTGTCCTTGATTGAAAAAGACGGCGCGGAACTTGAGGCGCATTATATGAAACTGCTTACGGAACTTGGAAAAGAGGAAGGCATTATCGGCGTTATTTTCAGAAAAGCGCAAAACAAGATCCAAGACCCGGCAAAACTTCGGAAGCTCATTGCAGACCTTATTGATAAAGAAGAATGGTTAAATTTAGAGGTGGATGTTAAGGGTAATGCTTATGAAGGTTTACTTGAAAAGAATGCCGCTGACGTTAAGGGCGGAGCCGGACAGTATTTTACTCCAAGGCCGTTAATAAATGCTATTGTAAAAGTTATGCAGCCTATGACTGGTATGAAGATACATGACCCTGCGTGTGGGACAGGAGGGTTCTTGCTATCAGCTTATAACTATATTGTGGCGCATAGTAAAATGAACAAAGATCAGAAACACGAATTAAAGCATAATACGTTTACTGGAAATGAGATTGTTCCTTTGGCCGCCCGTTTATGTGTAATGAATCTTTACCTGCATGGCGTAAACGGAGAGGAAACACCAATAAGCTCTGATGATTCTCTGAGAAAAAATCCCGGGGCTATATATGACATGGTGTTGACTAATCCGCCTTTTGGTAAAAAGTCATCAGAAAAAATCATTACAGAAGAAGGAAAGACTGTGGCCCAGTCCCTGACTGTATTAAGGGATGATTTCTGGGCGCAGACATCCAACAAACAGCTTAATTTTTTACAGCATGTGAGAAGCATCCTTAAAATAAACGGGAAAGCCGCGATAGTTTTGCCTGATAATGTATTGTTTGAAGGCGGCGCGGGTGAAACAATAAGAAAAAAACTCCTGCAATCGTGCGACCTCCATACGATTTTAAGACTGCCCACAGGTATTTTTTATGCGCAGGGCGTTAAGGCCAATGTTCTTTTCTTTGATAAAAAAGAGGCGTCAAAAGATTATTCAACAAAAAAAGTATGGATATACGATTTAAGAACAAACATGCATTTCACTTTGAAAGAAAACACGCTTAAAGAATCAGACCTTAGCGATTTTGTTAATTGTTATAGCCCAGAAAACCGGTTTGACCGAAGGGAAACTTTTTCAAAAAAGAATCCCGGCGGCAGATGGAGGTGCTTTGGAATTGATGAGATACTTAAAAGAGACAAAGTGAATCTGGACATTTTCTGGATAAAGGACGAAAGCCTTGAAGATGTTGATAATCTTCCCGGGCCGGATGTTTTAGCCAATGAATTAGTTGAAGACTTGCAGGCCGCATTGGAACAATTACAGGAGATAGCAGAGGATTTGGGGGAGAAAGGGAAGTAA